The following DNA comes from Desulfovibrio sp..
CCAGCCAGAGTTTTTTGTCCGCAGCCAAAGCCTGAGTGGCGGCCTTGTGCGCGGCCACCATCCGCAGGGCCTTGTCCGGGTGCGCCTGTATAAAGTCTTCGCGCATGAGCATGCCGCTGTTGATGGTCCCTATGCTGTCGCCGTAGTAGGGATAGGCCAGAATGCGCCCGTATCCCTGCATAACGGCCTGCGTGGGAAAGGGCTCGCCAGATAAAAAGGCGTCCACATTCCCCTTGGCAAGAGCAGTGCCCATATCAAAAAAATCAATGCGCATGAGCGTGACGTCGCGATCAGGGTCAATACCTTCACGGTGCAGCACTTCACGCAGCAAAATTTCGTGCATTGTACCGGGAACGTAGGCGATGCGCTTGCCCTTGAGATCGCTGGCGCTTTTTATAGGCCCATCCTTGGCCACCACAAGCGCCGAGCACTTGTTGCCCAGCGTTGCCACAAGCTTAACAGGCTCACCCCGTGAAGCGGCCTGAATGGCCAGCGCCAGCGTAGTGCCCGTCATGTCGAGACTGCCCGCGAGCAGTGCGGACTTTTGATCGGCAGGATTGGTGAAGGGGCGCACTTCAACCTTGAGTCCGGGATTCGTCGCCGACGCATATTTTTCATACAAAAAGGGCTGTATAGTCTGCGCGGTCTTCCATGTGCCAACATGCCAGACTTCGCCTGCCACGGACAAGCCTGCAGCCATCAGAATCAAAATTCCGCTGGCGCACATAAGCGTCAGAACAGAAAAAATGCCGCGAAGGCTTGCGCCTGTTGCCATTTTTCTCCTTGCTGCCACGTTGTCCCCTCCTCTTAATAAAACGTCCCAGAGGTTCACCGCTAGAAGCGCACACCCAGATATCAATCCAACCGCAAGCTTCTGGTAGCAACCAGCCTCAAGAGTGTGCGCACGATGTTCTTACTAGTTGACCTAGTCTACTATGGAAATTAAGAAACCCCACTTCAAGGGGCATGTCAACTTCCCTTTGCACAAATAGACCTCAGCTATCACTGTTGAATGGTGAAATGGGAAGACGTGAGCCCACATCTTCTGGCACCCGCCTGACCGCAACAGGTCCGACAGGGCTTAGAAAAAACGCCGCTGATGCATGGAAAGGCAAGCAGATAGAGCTTGCTTACGGGCATTTCAGCAACAATATATAGAGCAGCGTCATTTAAAAATGCCAGATGCTTTAGGGAGTTCCTCCATATAAAAAAAGCAGCCCCTTGCATCACGGCAATGTACTTTTACACACGCCGCAATAAAGGGGCTGCTCTGCACAACCACTCAAAAAACGCAGAGACTGAAACTCTCCACAGCCCTAGCCAGCTTACGCCCCTGCGGGCACAACTGCCTCCCTTAGTAGTCCGCGCCAGCCTCTCTTCCAACGGGCAGCACGAGCATCTCGTCACCTGGCCGCACAAGCCCGCCGTGCAGAACCTTGGCGAACACGCCCTGCCGGGGCATGATGCAATCCCCCATGGTGTGAAATATCTGGCAGTGGCTGTGGCATTCCTTGCCTATCTGCGACACTTCCATAAGAACCTCGTTACAGGACAGGCGCGTGCCCACGGGCAGGGCCGCGAAGTCGATGCCGTCCACAATCAGGTTCTCGCCAAAACAGCCGTGCGAAACAATGGCTCCCCTGGCCTTGAAATCCTCAATAGCCTGCCAGGACAGCAGACTGACCTGACGGTGCCACTTGCCGGCATGCGCGTCGCCCTCAATGCCGTGCTCCACCACCAGGGTGGCTGACGGAACGGTCTTTTTGGCAGTGCCTTTTTTTGCGCTGGTGCAGATGGCCCGAATAACTCCCATGCCAATTCCCATGTCAATTCCCATGTCGGTTTCCATACTAAATTCCTATGTTTTCAGACTGTTTGCCTGTCATAAACCTTGCCAAGCCGTAGACTGCCCGTATGCGGGCAGTGCGGACTTTTCGCCGGGATGCACTTCTATGGCAGAATAGTTACCTCTAACCTGACATATCCGCAACAGTCGTGGCCCCGCGCGCGGGATTTTCGGCCTACGCGCTTACGCATAAATCGGGGCGAAAATGGTCATGGCCCGCGTGCGGAATTTCCGGCGCATGCACGAACACAGGCGGTTGGCCCATATCTGCACATGCCGTCGTTGAATGTCCGGCGCGAGCGCCGCATCGCCAGGGGCTCGTCATAGCGCAAGTATGGGCAAGTCACGCCAAACACTGCGGATTGTCCGAATAAAATGCGAAAAAGGACAAAAAATTGTTGACGGGCGGGTAAGGAGTGGCTATATAAGCCTCTGCCTCATGTAGGAGCGTAGCTCAGGTGGCTAGAGCACTTCCTTGACACGGAAGGGGTCAACAGTTCAAGTCTGTTCGTTCCTACCAAAAGAAACTTTGGGGTTGATTCCCCTTAACGGCGGACGGCCTTGGCCCCGCCCATAGCACAGGTTATCGAAAGATGGCCGAATGACCGGTATCGGCGCAGTGGGGAGGTTTACCTCCCCATTTTGTTTTGGCTTTTCGTCTGGCCGGACAGCGCCCTCGGCGACGCTAAGGAGTTTTTCATGGAAGTCCGTGTGGAAGGGCAAATGGTTGAGGGGCAGGCTGGCGACAGTGTGGCCTCCGTGCTCCAGAAAGCCTTGAGCGGCAAAAAGTTCAAGGCCGTTGTGGCTGCCCGCGCGCTTGGCGGCGCTGAGGGCCTGCTTGATCTTTCTTCTCCGGTTCCCGCCGGGTGTGATGGCCTTGAGCCCGTGTACGCCGATTCGGCCGAGGGCTTGCAGATGATCCGCCACTCCACCGCGCACGTCATGGCCGCGGCGGTAAAAAAACTCTTCCCCGCTGCCAGGGTCACTATCGGGCCTTCCATTGATACCGGCTTTTACTACGACTTTGACGTTGAAAAGCCCTTCTCCACTGAAGATTTTCCCGCCATTGAAGCTGAAATGCAGCGCATTGCCAATGCGCGCGAGCCTTTCAGCCATGAAGTGCTGTCCAAGGCCGATGCCGTGGCGCGCTTCAAGTCAATGGCCGAGGACTATAAGGTTGAAATCATTGAAAGCATCGACGCCGACACGGTGTCGGTCTATACCTGCGGTGATTTTGCAGACCTGTGCCGTGGCCCGCACGTGCCGCACACGGGCTTTGCCAAAGCCTCCAAGCTCATGAGCGTGGCTGGCGCCTACTGGCGCGGCGACGAAAAAAACCGCATGCTGTCGCGCATTTACGGCACGGCCTTTGCGGACGAAAAAGCCCTTGCCGCGTACCTGAAGATGATGGAAGAAGCCAAACGCCGCGACCACCGCAAGCTGGGACGCGAACTTTCGCTCTTCACCTTCAAGGAAGACGTGGCCCCCGGCATGGTGTTCTGGCTGCCCAAGGGCATGCTCATTCGCACCATTCTTGAGGACTTCTGGCGCAAGGAACACCTCAAGCGTGGGTACGACATCGTGCAGGGCCCGCAGCTTCTGCGCGTGGAAACGTGGCAGAAGTCCGGCCACTACGACCACTACCGCGAGAACATGTACTTCACCCAGATTGAGGAAGACGCCTACGGCGTCAAGCCCATGAACTGCATTGCGCACATGCTCATTTACGGCAACGAGTTGCACAGTTACCGCGACCTGCCGCAGCGCTATTTCGAGCTTGGCGTTGTACACCGCCACGAAAAAAGCGGCGTGCTGCACGGGCTTTTGCGCGTGCGCCAGTTCACCCAGGACGACGCCCACATCATCTGCGCGCCGGAACAGCTTGAAGGCGAAATCCTTGAAGTAATTCACCTTATCCGCGACCTCATGCACCTTTTCGGCTTTGAGTACAAGGTGGCTGTGTCCACCCGGCCCGAGAGCAGCATAGGCACGGATGAAGCGTGGGAGATGGCCACCAGCGCCCTTGTGCAGGCTGTGGAAAAAGCCGGTCTGCCCTACACCATCAATGAGGGTGACGGCGCGTTTTACGGCCCGAAAATCGACGTGCGCCTGCTGGACTGCATTGGCCGCGAATGGCAATGTTCTACCATACAGGTGGACTTCACCCTGCCCGAGCGTTTCGACCTCACCTATGTGGGTCAGGACGGCGAGCGCCATCGTCCGGTCATGGTACACCGGGCCATCATGGGTTCGCTTGAGCGCTTTATCGGCATCCTGGTGGAGAATTTTGCCGGAGCCCTGCCCACATGGCTCGCCCCGGAGCAGGCCCGCCTGCTCACGGTCACCGATGCCGGCGACGAAGCCGCCGCCAGCATGCGTGACGAACTCAAAGCTCTGGGCATCCGTGCCCAGGCAGACACGCGCAATGAGAAACTGGGTTTCAAGGTGCGTGAGGCGCAACTGGCAAAAGTGCCGTACATTCTTGTTGTAGGAGAAAAAGAAGTGCAGGCGGGCGGCGCAAATGTGCGCCTGCGCAACGGTGATAACCTGGGGCTCAAGTCTGTGGCTGAAATCGCCGCGCTTATTCGCGCAGACGCCGAAGAGCCTTTCAAAAAAGGAGGGATGCGCTATAGCTTCGCCTAATATGAGATTCCGCCGCGACATGCCGCAAGACAGCGTGCGTCGCAACGAGATGATCCGCGCCCGTGAAGTGCGCGTGATCGCTGCCGATGGCGAGCAGCTTGGTATCTTGCAGCGTAATGAGGCCATTGCCCTGGCTAAAGAAGCGGGCATGGACCTCGTTGAAGTTTCTTCCAACTCGGAGCCGCCTGTTTGCCGCGTCATGGACTACGGCAAATTCAAGTACGAGCAGCAGAAGAAAAAGCAGGAAGCCAAAAAGAACCAGACCGTGGTGCAGATCAAGGAAATCAAGGTTCGCCCCAAAACGGACGACCACGATTACGAAACCAAGGTCCGCCACATCCGTCGCTTTCTTGAAGACGGTGACCGCTGTAAAATAACGGTATTCTTCAGGGGCCGCGAAATTGTCCACAAGGATCGCGGCATGTCCATTCTGGAACGGGTGGTTCAGGACCTGGCAGACATCGCCAAGGTTGATCAGGAACCCCGCTCCGAAGGCCGTACCCTGCAAATGATGCTGGTGCCCAAAAAGTAGCTTTTGCTGCCGGGGCATCCGACATTATCGCTTGCGCCCTGAGGCGCTTTGGGGCATTATGCCCTTCCCCTGGTGCGTCCTGTGACATGCCGGGTATATGCTTTCGTTAAGGAGTACGCCATGCCCAAGATTAAAACCAGGCGTTCCGCCGCCAAGCGTTTTTCGCAGACTGGCAGCGGCAAGTTCAAGCGTCGTCGCCAGAACCTGCGCCACATTCTCACCAAGAAGGCCGCCAGCCGCAAAATGCGTCTTGGTCAGTCCACCACCGTGGATCAGACCAATGAAAAAGCAGTGCGCCGTATGCTGCCCAACGGCTAAAGACCCGTTCTTTCGCCGTCGGCCTCAGGCGTCCACGGCTCGCTCCACACACGGCACTGCCGTGTCGGGCGCGCACTGGCAAGCCCCGGCCCGCAGCGAAATGCCGCTGGTCTTTAATCAGACGCGGCAAAGGTTCAAGCCTCTGGATTATTGATAAAATCCTATGACGCGCAAGCGTCGCGGCGCGTGCGGAGCCGCAACTGACGTTCAATCCGCTCCCCTCCCAGAGGGCAGATGATCTTTACACCCCCCAACGGGCATTCCTCCGCCTGGTTGGGAGAAGGAGGTTACACCATGCGTGTCAAGAGAGGTCTTACCGGTCATCGCCGTCACAAAAAATATTTGACCGCTGCCAAGGGTTTCCGTGGCGGCCGCAGCCGTCTGTACCGCACCGCCCGTGAGGCTGTGGAACGTTCGCTGCAGTACGCCTACGTGGGCCGCAAGCTGCGCAAGCGCGACTTCCGCACCCTGTGGATCCTGCGCATCAACGCTGGCGCCCGCCTGAGCGGTCTTTCCTACAGCCGTTTCATGCACGGTCTCAAGACCGCCGGCATCGACCTGAACCGCAAGGTTCTCGCCGACCTGGCCGTCTACAAGAAGGACGACTTCGCCAAGATCGTGGAACTGGCCAAAGCCGCTCTGGGCAAATAAGCCGCAGAGCTGGCGCTCCCCGCGCCGGAGCAAGGCTCCAGGCCGCGCTGGCCAGTACGGATAACTCCGTGCGCCGGTTGGCTTGCGGGAGCAGGGTCATGCATGCTATACGGGGCGTGGACGGTGCGATGCGCTGCCCACGCCCTTTGTTTTTCAAATTGTGCAATATTCAACGTCAGCGCCGCGCAGGCGGCCTTGGGAATCCGTATGGATCTGATTTCTGCACTGGAAGGCCTGGTCCCCGAGCTTGAAAAAGGTCTGGATCAGGCTTCTTCATTGGAAGGGCTGGAAGCCCTGCGGGTGGACTTTCTGGGCCGCAAGGGCAGAATCGCCCAGATCATGAGCCAGCTTCCCAAGCTGGAGCCTGAACAGCGCCCCGCCGTGGGCCAGACGGCCAACAGCGTCAAAGAGCGCTGCAACGATCTGTTTGACGCCCGCAAACAGGCCCTGGAAGCCGGGCGCGAGGCCGAAGCCCTCAAGCGCTTTGACCCCTCCATTCCCGGCCGTGCGCCATGGAGCGGCACCCTGCATCCCACCACCCTGGTGATGGAAGAGATTTGCGAAATTTTCAAGGGTCTTGGCTTTGAAATCGTGTCCGGCCCCGAAGTGGAGATCGACTATTACAACTTCGAGGCCCTGAACATGCCGCCGGAGCATCCTGCCCGTGACATGCAGGACACCCTGTACATCACCGACAAGGTGCTCATGCGCACCCACACGTCCCCTGTGCAGGCGCGCACCATGCTGCACCGCAAGCCCCCGCTGGCCGTGGTGGCCCCCGGCAAGGTCTACCGGCGCGACAGCGACCTCACCCATACCCCCATGTTCCATCAGATTGAAGGACTCATGGTGGGTGAAGGCATCAGCATGGCCCATCTGCGCGGCACGCTCACAGCCTTTGTGCGCGCCATTTTCGGCGGCGACACCCAGGTGCGCTTCCGCCCCAGCTTTTTTCCCTTTACCGAACCCTCGGCCGAGGTGGACATAAGCTGCTGCATCTGCGGCGGCAAGGGCCACATTGGCGACGCCCCCTGCCGGGTATGCAAAACCACTGGCTGGGTCGAAATCCTCGGCTGCGGCATGGTGGACCCCGCCGTGTTCGAGGCTGTGGGCTATGATCCCGAAGTCAGCGGCTTTGCCTTTGGCATGGGCGTGGAGCGCGTGACCATGCTCAAGTACGGCATCGGCGATTTGCGCATGTTTTTTGAGAACGACACCCGTTTTCTGGGTCAGTTCGCCCGTTAGGCCACTCATCCTTTAGGACAGGCATATGTTCCCGCGCCACGACAGCACACGCAGTACCGCCAAGCCGCAAACCGCGCCCCTGCGCGGCCTGCCCGGCATCTGGCGGCACGGCCTGCTCCGCCTGTGGCGGCGTGTCCTGTCTGGCGGCTGGCGGCGCGGCCTGTGGCGGCGCGGCCCTGTGCTGGCTTTCGTGGTTGCGACGCTTCTGGCGCTTGCGCCCGGCCTCTGGCCCGCCGGGCATATGCACGACGCTGCGGGAACGGCCTGGGCCAAATCGCCCTCCAATGCGCGCGATCCCGGCATTGAACCGCCTGGCGGACCCAAACCTATGGAAGGCCTGCCTGGCAGAAACGTGAGCCGCACCGCCGAAGGCGGCATGGGGTATACGGATGCCTACGGCAACACCGTCACCGATTCACAGCCGGAAGAAAAACCCGCAAGGCGCAGGCCCGGCCCCGGAGCATACGGCAACAGGGGCATGCAGGAGCATGACCGCCCCCTGCCGAACCCGACGCCCAAGGATACTACGCCAGCCTGGAGTTTCAATTAAGGCAGTTTACGAATGAAATGAGGTAACTGCATTGCAAGGTTTTTTTCTGAAAATCCTTGCCAGGCGAAAGACTGCGCATTTCCAGGAGGCTCTTTAATGAGTGCTTCCTTAAATAATGCTTAAGGCTGGCAGGCCAGAGGACGTTTGCGCTCAAGGCCCGCAGATTTTTGTACAGAACACCATCAATGACGCCCAACGCGGCGGCCCGCGGCCCCGCACTAACAGGACATGCTATGCTGCTCTCACTTTCATGGCTGCGTGAATTTACGCCTTACGAAGGCACGGCTGAAGCTCTGGGTGACCGCCTGACCATGCTCGGCCTTGAGCTGGAAGACATCCGGCGGCCCTACGATTCCATCAGTTCCATTGTGGTGGGGCTTGTGGCAGCCTGTGAGGATCATCCGGAGTCCGACCACCTGCATATCTGCAAAGTGGACGCGGGCCAGGGCGAGCTGCTGGACATCGTATGCGGCGCGCCCAACGTGGCCGAAGGCCAGAAGGTTCCTGTGGCCCTTGTGGGCACGGTCATGCCCGACGGCATGGTCATCAAGAAGGCCAAACTGCGCGGCGCGCCCTCCTGCGGCATGATCTGCTCTGAGCGCGAACTGGGGCTGACCGAAGACCATTCTGGCATTATGGTGCTGCCCGACAGCTTTGTGGTGGGCAAGCCCCTGGTGGATCAGCTGGCCCTTGACCGTGAGGTTCTGGACATTTCCATCACGCCCAACAGGGCGGACTGCCTTTCTGTGCTGGGCCTGGCCCGTGAAGCGGCTCTTGCCTTTGACCTGCCGCTGCAGATCCCGGCCATGCCCCTGCAAATCGACGAAAACGCGCCCCAGCGCCTCGTGCCCATTGACATCAAAGACCCCGACCTCTGCTGGCTCTATTCCGGCCGGGTCATCACCGGCGCGAAAATCGGCCCCTCGCCCATGCAGATGCGCCACCGCCTGCACTCCGTGGGCGTCCGCCCCATATCCAATATTGTGGACGTGACCAACTACATTCTTTTTGAATGCGGCCAGCCCCTGCACTCCTTTGACCTGGACAAGCTTGAAGGCGGCCGCATCGAGATCAGCCGCGCGCAGGAAGGCGAAAAGTTCACCACCCTGGACGGTCAGGAACGCGCCCTCACCGCGCAGGATCTCTGCATCCGCGACGCTTCGCGCGCCGTGGCCCTGGCTGGCGTCATGGGCGGCCTCAATACCGAAATCGGCGATGCCAGCAGCAATGTCTTTCTTGAGAGCGCCGTGTTCCGTCCCGGCACCATCCGCAAAACGTCGCGCCGCCTGGGCCTTTCGTCCGAGGCTTCCTACCGTTTTGAGCGCGGCATCGACCAGCAGCGCAGCGTCTGGGCGCTGGATCGCGCCTGCGCCATGATGGCCGCCATCAGCGGCGGCACTGTGCAGCCCGGGCTTTCCATTGCCGAGCCGCGCCCCTTCAAAGCCGCCAACATCAGCTTTCGCCCGTCCCGCGCCGACGCCCTGCTGGGCGTCCATCTGACCCCGGAATTTGACCAGAAGGTGCTTACCGGCATGGGCTGCACCGTGGACGCCTCTGCGGACGTGTGGCACGTGAGCCAGCCGTCCTGGCGGCCCGACCTCACCCGCGAGGCCGACCTTGTGGAAGAAGTGGGCCGTGTACACGGTCTTGACACCATTGCCCCCGAACTGCCCGCCGTGGCCGGCAATCTTGACCGCGCGGGCGAGCCGGAATCGCGCTTCAGCTTCTGGTCGCGCCTCAAGCACTGGGGCGCTGGCCTTGGCCTCAACGAAGCCGTCAACTACAGCTTTGTGGGCCACAAGGATATGGACCACCTGGGTCTGCCGCGCGAAGGGCGCATATCCATCATGAACCCCCTTTCTGCGGAGCAGGACGCCCTGCGCACCGCCCTGGCCCCCGGCCTGCTTTACGATCTGCGCAACAATCTGGCCCAGGGGGTTCAGGGGCTGCGCCTCTTTGAACTGGCCAATATCTTTGAGGCGGACGCCACCTCCGAAACCACGGCCCGTGAAACAGGCATGCTGGGCGTGCTGCTCTATGGCGCGCGCTTTGACGCTGCCTGGCCCCAGGCCGAAGGCGACCTGGACTACGCGGACATCAAGGGCATTGTTGAAAACCTGCTGCGCTTTTTGCACCTGCCCGCGCCGGAATGCACCCTGGCGGAAGGGCACCCCTTTTTGCTGCCCTGCGTTGCGATCACGGTTGACGGCCGCGTTGTTGGCGTCATGGGCCGGATCCGGCCCGCCATGGCCGAAGAGTTCCACGCCCGCAAGGACGTCTGGCTGGCCGAACTGAATCTGGAAATCCTGCGCGAACTGTACGACGCCGCCGAGGTGCGCTTCCGTCCCCTGCCCGTGTACCCCCCGGTGCGCCGCGACATCACGGTCATGGCCGCCCAGGGCCTCACGGTCAGCGCCATCGCGGCCCATGTGCGCGGCCTTGGCCTGCCCCTGCTGGAAGACATCGTGCTGGTGGACTGCTTTGAACCCAAGGCCGCCGAAGGTCAGGATGCCGTGCGCAACCTCACCTTCCGCCTGACGTTCCGGCACGCAGACCGTACCCTCAAGGACACGGAAGTGGACAAGGAAAGGGAAAAAGTGGCACAGTCTCTGGCAGCGG
Coding sequences within:
- the rplT gene encoding 50S ribosomal protein L20, which produces MRVKRGLTGHRRHKKYLTAAKGFRGGRSRLYRTAREAVERSLQYAYVGRKLRKRDFRTLWILRINAGARLSGLSYSRFMHGLKTAGIDLNRKVLADLAVYKKDDFAKIVELAKAALGK
- a CDS encoding MOSC domain-containing protein is translated as METDMGIDMGIGMGVIRAICTSAKKGTAKKTVPSATLVVEHGIEGDAHAGKWHRQVSLLSWQAIEDFKARGAIVSHGCFGENLIVDGIDFAALPVGTRLSCNEVLMEVSQIGKECHSHCQIFHTMGDCIMPRQGVFAKVLHGGLVRPGDEMLVLPVGREAGADY
- the pheS gene encoding phenylalanine--tRNA ligase subunit alpha, producing MDLISALEGLVPELEKGLDQASSLEGLEALRVDFLGRKGRIAQIMSQLPKLEPEQRPAVGQTANSVKERCNDLFDARKQALEAGREAEALKRFDPSIPGRAPWSGTLHPTTLVMEEICEIFKGLGFEIVSGPEVEIDYYNFEALNMPPEHPARDMQDTLYITDKVLMRTHTSPVQARTMLHRKPPLAVVAPGKVYRRDSDLTHTPMFHQIEGLMVGEGISMAHLRGTLTAFVRAIFGGDTQVRFRPSFFPFTEPSAEVDISCCICGGKGHIGDAPCRVCKTTGWVEILGCGMVDPAVFEAVGYDPEVSGFAFGMGVERVTMLKYGIGDLRMFFENDTRFLGQFAR
- the pheT gene encoding phenylalanine--tRNA ligase subunit beta, encoding MLLSLSWLREFTPYEGTAEALGDRLTMLGLELEDIRRPYDSISSIVVGLVAACEDHPESDHLHICKVDAGQGELLDIVCGAPNVAEGQKVPVALVGTVMPDGMVIKKAKLRGAPSCGMICSERELGLTEDHSGIMVLPDSFVVGKPLVDQLALDREVLDISITPNRADCLSVLGLAREAALAFDLPLQIPAMPLQIDENAPQRLVPIDIKDPDLCWLYSGRVITGAKIGPSPMQMRHRLHSVGVRPISNIVDVTNYILFECGQPLHSFDLDKLEGGRIEISRAQEGEKFTTLDGQERALTAQDLCIRDASRAVALAGVMGGLNTEIGDASSNVFLESAVFRPGTIRKTSRRLGLSSEASYRFERGIDQQRSVWALDRACAMMAAISGGTVQPGLSIAEPRPFKAANISFRPSRADALLGVHLTPEFDQKVLTGMGCTVDASADVWHVSQPSWRPDLTREADLVEEVGRVHGLDTIAPELPAVAGNLDRAGEPESRFSFWSRLKHWGAGLGLNEAVNYSFVGHKDMDHLGLPREGRISIMNPLSAEQDALRTALAPGLLYDLRNNLAQGVQGLRLFELANIFEADATSETTARETGMLGVLLYGARFDAAWPQAEGDLDYADIKGIVENLLRFLHLPAPECTLAEGHPFLLPCVAITVDGRVVGVMGRIRPAMAEEFHARKDVWLAELNLEILRELYDAAEVRFRPLPVYPPVRRDITVMAAQGLTVSAIAAHVRGLGLPLLEDIVLVDCFEPKAAEGQDAVRNLTFRLTFRHADRTLKDTEVDKEREKVAQSLAAALGVKI
- the infC gene encoding translation initiation factor IF-3, which codes for MRFRRDMPQDSVRRNEMIRAREVRVIAADGEQLGILQRNEAIALAKEAGMDLVEVSSNSEPPVCRVMDYGKFKYEQQKKKQEAKKNQTVVQIKEIKVRPKTDDHDYETKVRHIRRFLEDGDRCKITVFFRGREIVHKDRGMSILERVVQDLADIAKVDQEPRSEGRTLQMMLVPKK
- the thrS gene encoding threonine--tRNA ligase, with translation MEVRVEGQMVEGQAGDSVASVLQKALSGKKFKAVVAARALGGAEGLLDLSSPVPAGCDGLEPVYADSAEGLQMIRHSTAHVMAAAVKKLFPAARVTIGPSIDTGFYYDFDVEKPFSTEDFPAIEAEMQRIANAREPFSHEVLSKADAVARFKSMAEDYKVEIIESIDADTVSVYTCGDFADLCRGPHVPHTGFAKASKLMSVAGAYWRGDEKNRMLSRIYGTAFADEKALAAYLKMMEEAKRRDHRKLGRELSLFTFKEDVAPGMVFWLPKGMLIRTILEDFWRKEHLKRGYDIVQGPQLLRVETWQKSGHYDHYRENMYFTQIEEDAYGVKPMNCIAHMLIYGNELHSYRDLPQRYFELGVVHRHEKSGVLHGLLRVRQFTQDDAHIICAPEQLEGEILEVIHLIRDLMHLFGFEYKVAVSTRPESSIGTDEAWEMATSALVQAVEKAGLPYTINEGDGAFYGPKIDVRLLDCIGREWQCSTIQVDFTLPERFDLTYVGQDGERHRPVMVHRAIMGSLERFIGILVENFAGALPTWLAPEQARLLTVTDAGDEAAASMRDELKALGIRAQADTRNEKLGFKVREAQLAKVPYILVVGEKEVQAGGANVRLRNGDNLGLKSVAEIAALIRADAEEPFKKGGMRYSFA
- the rpmI gene encoding 50S ribosomal protein L35, whose amino-acid sequence is MPKIKTRRSAAKRFSQTGSGKFKRRRQNLRHILTKKAASRKMRLGQSTTVDQTNEKAVRRMLPNG
- a CDS encoding ABC transporter substrate-binding protein; translated protein: MATGASLRGIFSVLTLMCASGILILMAAGLSVAGEVWHVGTWKTAQTIQPFLYEKYASATNPGLKVEVRPFTNPADQKSALLAGSLDMTGTTLALAIQAASRGEPVKLVATLGNKCSALVVAKDGPIKSASDLKGKRIAYVPGTMHEILLREVLHREGIDPDRDVTLMRIDFFDMGTALAKGNVDAFLSGEPFPTQAVMQGYGRILAYPYYGDSIGTINSGMLMREDFIQAHPDKALRMVAAHKAATQALAADKKLWLDTAASLFGVDRALLEASAGNIELVWDMDDAFMRQLAALGARMKSLGIIAQEPDYAKLVDRSFVDALRADSANHE